The following are encoded together in the Pectobacterium wasabiae CFBP 3304 genome:
- the aceK gene encoding bifunctional isocitrate dehydrogenase kinase/phosphatase, with protein MTRDLEKLVAQTILQGFDAQYGRFLEVTAGAQQRFEQADWPAVQQAMKQRIHLYDHHVGLVVAQLRCITGIRCDDADFLARVKHIYTGLLPDYPRFEIAESFFNSVYCRLFNHRELAPDKLFVFSSQPEQRFHEIPRPIAKTFVPTTGWQSMLEKLLGDVPLRLPWEDLPRDIDYIVTYLQRTFSAEQLDQATLQVANELFYRNKAAWLVGKLSLPDGVFPFLLPIHHNECGALFIDTCLTSQADASIVFGFARSYFMVYAPLPFALVAWLRDILPGKTTAELYLAIGCQKHSKTEYYREYLHYIAESEEQFIIAPGVKGMVMLVFTLPSFDRVFKVIKDRFAPQKEVSAERVMACYQLVKEHDRVGRMADTQEYENFVIDKHRISLELLDELWREVPDKLEDLGDKLVIRHLYMERRMTPLNLYLEQANAQQLHDVIEEYGNAIKQLAAANIFPGDMLFKNFGVTRHGRVVFYDYDEICYMTEVNFRKIPPPRHPEDELAAEPWYSVAPNDVFPEEFPHFLCSDRHIRTLFEEMHGDLFCADYWRVLQQRIKDGYIEDVYAYRRRKRFSQRGGHQPSGHPTADVAFR; from the coding sequence ATGACGCGTGACCTTGAAAAGCTGGTGGCGCAGACGATCCTGCAAGGGTTTGATGCGCAATATGGTCGTTTTCTTGAAGTGACGGCGGGCGCACAGCAACGTTTTGAACAGGCTGACTGGCCCGCTGTGCAACAGGCAATGAAACAGCGTATTCACTTATACGATCACCATGTTGGTCTGGTGGTCGCACAGTTGCGCTGTATTACCGGCATCCGCTGCGATGATGCGGATTTTTTGGCGCGGGTGAAGCATATCTACACTGGCTTATTGCCGGACTATCCGCGTTTCGAGATTGCAGAGAGCTTTTTCAATTCCGTCTATTGTCGGCTGTTTAATCATCGGGAACTTGCTCCTGATAAACTGTTTGTTTTCAGTTCTCAGCCAGAACAGCGCTTTCATGAGATTCCTAGACCGATTGCTAAGACGTTTGTGCCAACTACTGGCTGGCAAAGCATGCTGGAAAAGTTGCTGGGCGACGTACCGCTGCGTTTACCGTGGGAAGATTTGCCGCGTGATATTGACTATATCGTTACGTATTTACAGCGCACCTTCTCTGCTGAGCAGCTTGATCAGGCGACGTTACAGGTCGCGAATGAGCTATTTTACCGTAACAAAGCGGCCTGGCTGGTGGGGAAACTGTCGCTGCCTGACGGTGTTTTTCCGTTCTTGCTGCCGATTCACCACAACGAATGTGGTGCACTATTTATTGATACCTGCTTAACCAGTCAGGCAGATGCCAGCATTGTGTTTGGTTTCGCTCGTTCTTACTTCATGGTGTATGCCCCGTTGCCGTTCGCGCTGGTGGCCTGGCTGCGTGACATTCTGCCGGGGAAGACGACGGCGGAGCTTTATCTGGCTATTGGCTGCCAGAAGCACAGCAAAACCGAGTATTACCGAGAATATCTGCATTACATTGCCGAATCAGAAGAGCAGTTTATTATCGCTCCTGGCGTGAAAGGCATGGTGATGCTGGTATTTACGCTGCCTTCGTTCGATCGCGTATTTAAGGTCATTAAAGATCGTTTTGCGCCGCAGAAAGAGGTGAGTGCGGAGCGAGTAATGGCGTGCTATCAACTGGTGAAAGAACACGATCGCGTCGGGCGTATGGCGGATACGCAGGAATATGAAAATTTCGTCATCGATAAGCACCGCATCAGCCTGGAATTATTGGATGAGCTTTGGCGGGAAGTACCGGATAAGCTGGAAGATCTGGGCGATAAGTTAGTGATCCGACACTTGTACATGGAACGCCGGATGACACCGCTGAACCTCTATCTGGAACAGGCAAACGCACAGCAGTTGCACGATGTGATTGAAGAGTATGGCAATGCTATCAAACAGTTGGCTGCGGCGAATATTTTCCCCGGTGATATGTTGTTTAAGAATTTCGGTGTTACGCGTCATGGGCGGGTCGTGTTTTATGATTACGATGAAATCTGCTACATGACCGAGGTAAATTTCCGCAAGATTCCGCCACCGCGTCACCCAGAGGACGAACTGGCCGCAGAGCCGTGGTACAGCGTCGCGCCGAATGATGTGTTTCCCGAAGAATTCCCGCATTTCCTGTGCAGCGACCGCCACATCCGTACACTGTTTGAGGAAATGCATGGCGATCTGTTTTGTGCAGATTACTGGCGGGTATTGCAGCAGCGTATCAAGGACGGTTATATCGAGGATGTTTACGCTTACCGGCGTCGGAAGCGTTTTAGCCAGCGGGGCGGGCATCAGCCGTCAGGGCATCCGACGGCTGATGTGGCATTCAGGTGA
- the aceA gene encoding isocitrate lyase → MTNSRTQQVQHIEKEWKTARWEGITRPYSAEDVINLRGSVNPECTLAQLGAARLWNLLHGEARKGYVNCLGALTGGQALQQAKAGIEAIYLSGWQVAADANLASSMYPDQSLYPANSVPAVIERINNTFRRADQIQWANHIEPGDKRHTDYFLPIVADAEAGFGGVLNAFELMKSMIEAGAAAVHFEDQLASAKKCGHMGGKVLVPTQEAVQKLVAARLAADVMGVPTLVVARTDADAADLLTSDCDEYDRDFITGERTVEGFYRTRAGIEQAISRGLAYAPYADLVWCETSTPDLSLARRFAEAIHAKFPGKLLAYNCSPSFNWKKNLDDSTIARFQDELSAMGYKYQFITLAGIHSMWFNMFDLAHAYAQGEGMRHYVEKVQQPEFDAIKDGYTFSSHQQEVGTGYFDKVTNIIQGGESSVTALTGSTEEQQF, encoded by the coding sequence ATGACGAACTCTCGTACCCAACAAGTCCAGCATATCGAAAAAGAGTGGAAAACCGCCCGCTGGGAAGGTATTACGCGCCCCTACAGCGCGGAAGATGTGATTAACCTACGTGGATCGGTGAACCCGGAATGCACACTCGCGCAGCTTGGTGCGGCGAGGCTATGGAACCTGCTGCACGGTGAAGCCCGTAAAGGTTATGTTAATTGCCTGGGCGCACTGACGGGAGGGCAGGCTTTACAGCAGGCGAAAGCGGGTATTGAGGCGATTTACCTTTCCGGCTGGCAGGTGGCGGCGGATGCCAATCTGGCATCCAGCATGTATCCCGATCAGTCGCTCTACCCGGCGAACTCTGTGCCGGCGGTGATCGAACGCATCAATAATACCTTCCGGCGTGCTGACCAGATTCAGTGGGCGAATCATATTGAGCCGGGCGATAAGCGCCATACCGATTATTTCCTGCCGATTGTTGCGGATGCCGAGGCCGGATTTGGCGGTGTGCTTAATGCGTTTGAGCTGATGAAATCGATGATTGAAGCAGGCGCGGCGGCGGTTCACTTTGAAGATCAACTGGCATCGGCGAAGAAATGCGGACACATGGGCGGCAAGGTGCTGGTTCCCACGCAGGAAGCGGTTCAGAAGCTGGTCGCGGCACGGCTGGCGGCGGATGTCATGGGCGTGCCCACTTTAGTGGTTGCGCGAACTGATGCGGATGCAGCCGATTTGCTGACGTCCGACTGTGATGAATATGACCGTGATTTCATTACTGGGGAACGCACGGTGGAAGGCTTCTATCGCACGCGTGCTGGGATCGAGCAGGCAATCAGTCGCGGACTGGCCTACGCACCTTATGCGGATCTGGTGTGGTGCGAAACGTCGACGCCGGATTTGTCGCTAGCGCGTCGTTTTGCCGAGGCCATCCACGCGAAATTCCCTGGCAAGCTGCTGGCATACAACTGTTCGCCTTCCTTTAACTGGAAGAAGAATCTGGATGACAGCACGATTGCGCGTTTTCAAGATGAGCTGTCAGCGATGGGCTACAAGTATCAGTTTATTACGCTGGCTGGCATCCACAGCATGTGGTTCAACATGTTTGATCTGGCGCATGCCTATGCGCAGGGTGAGGGGATGCGGCACTACGTAGAAAAAGTGCAGCAGCCTGAATTTGACGCGATTAAAGACGGTTATACCTTCTCATCGCATCAGCAGGAGGTGGGAACGGGCTACTTCGATAAGGTAACGAACATCATTCAGGGAGGCGAGTCTTCGGTGACTGCGCTGACGGGATCGACGGAAGAACAGCAGTTCTGA
- the aceB gene encoding malate synthase A, translating into MMQQTINRELAFSQRFGEGEKHILTEEAVDFLAELVAHFTPARNQLLAERQVQQRNIDQGKLPNFISETDSIRNKEWTIRGIPDDLQDRRVEITGPVERKMVINALNANVKVFMADFEDSLSPGWEKVIDGQINLRDAVRGTISYINETGKIYQLKPNPAVLVCRVRGLHLPEKHVSWQGEAIPGSLFDFALYFFHNYQELLKKGSGPYFYLPKTQSWQEAAWWNDVFCYTEDRFDLPRGTIKATVLIETLPAVFQMDEILYHLRDHIVGLNCGRWDYIFSYIKTLKNHSDRVLPDRQSVTMEKPFLSAYSRLLIKTCHRRGAFAMGGMAAFIPSKEAERNNWVLDKVRKDKELEAHNGHDGTWVAHPGLADAVMEVFDRALGERKNQLDIRREHDAPIHAEELLEPCPGERTEIGMRANIRVAVQYIEAWISGNGCVPIYGLMEDAATAEISRTSIWQWIRHGKALSDGRVITKAMFRQMLAEEMFVIQEELGDARFSGGRFDEAARLMEQITTQDELIDFLTLPGYALLD; encoded by the coding sequence ATGATGCAGCAGACGATAAACAGAGAATTGGCATTTAGTCAGCGTTTTGGCGAAGGTGAGAAGCACATTCTTACTGAAGAGGCGGTTGATTTTTTAGCGGAGTTGGTCGCACATTTTACGCCAGCACGTAATCAGTTGCTCGCCGAACGGCAGGTACAGCAGCGTAATATCGATCAGGGTAAGCTACCAAACTTCATTTCGGAAACGGATTCCATTCGAAATAAAGAATGGACGATACGCGGCATTCCCGATGACCTTCAGGATCGCCGTGTTGAAATTACTGGCCCGGTTGAGCGCAAGATGGTGATCAACGCATTGAATGCCAATGTGAAGGTTTTCATGGCAGACTTTGAGGATTCGCTGTCACCGGGATGGGAAAAGGTGATTGATGGGCAAATCAACTTACGCGATGCCGTGCGCGGTACGATTTCCTACATCAATGAAACAGGAAAAATCTACCAGTTGAAACCCAACCCTGCGGTATTGGTTTGCCGGGTGCGCGGGTTGCATTTGCCTGAAAAACACGTGTCCTGGCAGGGAGAAGCCATTCCCGGCAGCCTGTTTGATTTCGCGCTGTATTTTTTCCACAACTACCAGGAATTGCTGAAGAAAGGCAGTGGCCCCTATTTCTATCTGCCAAAGACGCAGTCATGGCAGGAAGCGGCCTGGTGGAATGATGTCTTCTGCTATACAGAAGATCGCTTTGACCTTCCCCGTGGGACGATCAAAGCAACGGTATTGATTGAAACACTGCCTGCTGTTTTTCAGATGGACGAAATCCTTTACCACTTACGCGATCATATCGTTGGATTGAACTGTGGCCGTTGGGATTATATTTTCAGCTATATCAAGACATTAAAGAACCACAGCGATCGCGTTCTACCCGATCGCCAGTCGGTGACGATGGAAAAACCCTTCCTTAGCGCTTACTCGCGGTTGTTAATCAAAACCTGTCATCGCCGCGGTGCATTCGCTATGGGCGGGATGGCTGCGTTCATCCCGAGTAAAGAGGCTGAGCGTAATAACTGGGTGTTGGATAAGGTACGTAAAGACAAAGAGCTGGAAGCTCACAATGGTCATGATGGCACTTGGGTGGCTCATCCGGGGTTGGCAGATGCGGTAATGGAGGTGTTCGATCGGGCGTTAGGTGAACGCAAAAATCAGCTCGATATCCGCCGTGAACACGATGCGCCTATCCACGCCGAAGAATTGCTGGAACCCTGTCCGGGAGAGCGCACGGAAATCGGTATGCGTGCGAATATCCGCGTTGCCGTGCAGTACATCGAAGCGTGGATATCTGGTAATGGCTGTGTCCCGATTTATGGATTGATGGAAGATGCGGCGACGGCAGAAATTTCCCGTACCTCAATCTGGCAGTGGATCCGTCATGGCAAGGCGTTGAGCGATGGACGCGTGATCACCAAAGCGATGTTCCGCCAGATGTTGGCTGAAGAGATGTTTGTAATTCAGGAAGAACTCGGTGATGCCCGTTTCAGCGGAGGGCGCTTTGATGAGGCTGCTCGGCTGATGGAGCAAATTACTACGCAAGATGAACTGATCGACTTCCTGACGTTACCCGGCTACGCATTGCTTGATTAA
- the metA gene encoding homoserine O-acetyltransferase MetA: MPIRVPDELPAVNFLRNENVFVMTSSRAKTQEIRPLKVLVLNLMPKKIETENQFLRLLSNSPLQIDIQLLRIDSRESKNTPTEHLNNFYCNFDDIQDENFDGLIVTGAPLGLVDFCDVVYWPQIARVIEWAKEHVTSTLFVCWAVQAALNILYGIPKMTRKEKLSGVYLHQTLQPHALLTRGFDETFLAPHSRYADFPSDVIRQHTDLDILVESEQAGAYLFASKDKRLAFVTGHPEYDVLTLAGEFFRDSDAGLDPAVPVNYFPNDNPELAPRASWRSHGHLLFVNWLNYYVYQITPYDLRRMNPTLD; encoded by the coding sequence ATGCCAATTCGGGTTCCTGATGAGTTACCAGCCGTTAATTTTCTGCGCAATGAGAACGTATTTGTAATGACGTCCTCGCGGGCTAAAACGCAGGAAATCCGTCCACTTAAAGTGCTGGTTCTGAACCTGATGCCTAAAAAAATCGAGACTGAAAATCAGTTTCTACGCCTGTTATCCAATTCTCCCCTACAGATCGATATCCAACTGCTGCGTATCGATAGCCGAGAATCAAAGAATACGCCAACTGAGCATTTGAATAATTTTTACTGCAACTTTGACGATATTCAGGACGAAAATTTTGATGGTTTGATTGTTACTGGTGCCCCGCTGGGACTCGTCGATTTCTGCGATGTTGTGTATTGGCCGCAGATCGCTCGTGTCATCGAGTGGGCAAAAGAGCATGTCACATCCACATTATTCGTGTGCTGGGCTGTACAGGCTGCTCTCAATATCCTCTATGGCATTCCCAAGATGACCCGGAAGGAAAAGTTATCTGGCGTTTACTTGCATCAAACACTACAACCCCACGCTTTGCTGACCCGCGGTTTTGATGAAACGTTTCTGGCCCCACATTCGCGCTACGCAGATTTCCCATCTGATGTGATTCGACAGCATACGGATTTAGATATTCTGGTTGAGTCGGAGCAGGCCGGTGCTTACCTGTTTGCCAGTAAAGATAAACGTCTGGCGTTCGTTACTGGGCACCCAGAGTATGACGTTCTGACGCTAGCAGGAGAGTTTTTCCGTGATAGCGATGCTGGATTAGATCCGGCGGTTCCGGTTAACTACTTCCCGAATGACAATCCTGAGCTGGCACCGAGAGCGAGCTGGCGTAGTCACGGTCATCTGCTTTTTGTTAACTGGCTGAATTACTACGTTTACCAGATTACGCCTTACGATTTACGTCGAATGAACCCTACGCTGGACTAA
- a CDS encoding YjaA family stress response protein, which translates to MTILYIQIRKNKMVVRNPETHQELGDSSQVFSNARLLVADFFRAEKVLKGLARKLIKRSWFKFGQDVLVIHALEMNEGGLSQVELRILQEITVSTSPRARLVVIENARVLADAEVIEQAKKNG; encoded by the coding sequence ATGACGATCTTATATATCCAGATCCGTAAGAACAAAATGGTTGTGCGTAATCCTGAAACACACCAAGAGCTAGGTGATTCCAGTCAGGTTTTCAGTAATGCACGTCTACTGGTTGCTGATTTTTTTCGTGCAGAGAAGGTGCTTAAAGGTTTAGCCCGAAAATTAATAAAACGTAGTTGGTTTAAATTTGGGCAAGATGTACTTGTCATTCATGCTCTTGAAATGAATGAAGGTGGGTTGTCTCAGGTTGAGCTACGCATTCTTCAGGAAATAACCGTTTCCACTTCACCAAGAGCTAGACTAGTTGTGATCGAAAATGCTCGCGTATTAGCCGATGCGGAAGTTATTGAACAAGCAAAGAAAAATGGATAA
- a CDS encoding gamma carbonic anhydrase family protein, translated as MSAKTFRRYKGISPVLGKRVMVDHSSVVIGKVTLGDDVSIWPLVAIRGDVNYITIGARSNIQDGAVLHITHCSEKKPEGNPLIIGEDVTVGHKAMLHGCQIGNRVLVGMGSILLDGAIVEDDVMIGAGSLVPPGKRLEKGHLYLGSPVKKIRSLTPEEIEGLIYSANNYVRWKDEYLAQDNE; from the coding sequence ATGAGTGCAAAAACATTCCGTCGTTATAAGGGGATTTCTCCCGTTTTAGGCAAAAGAGTCATGGTCGATCATTCCAGCGTGGTGATTGGCAAGGTAACACTAGGCGATGACGTCAGTATCTGGCCGCTTGTCGCCATACGCGGCGACGTTAACTACATCACGATTGGTGCAAGGAGTAATATTCAGGACGGAGCGGTACTTCATATCACCCACTGCTCAGAGAAAAAACCAGAAGGTAACCCACTTATTATTGGTGAAGACGTCACGGTAGGCCATAAAGCGATGCTGCACGGTTGCCAAATAGGAAATAGAGTACTGGTAGGAATGGGGTCAATACTTCTGGATGGTGCCATTGTTGAGGATGATGTCATGATCGGTGCTGGTAGCTTGGTCCCTCCAGGAAAACGGCTAGAGAAGGGACATCTATACCTTGGCAGCCCAGTTAAGAAAATTCGGTCACTGACACCAGAAGAAATAGAGGGACTGATTTACTCGGCAAATAACTATGTTCGTTGGAAAGATGAATATCTTGCTCAGGATAATGAGTAA
- a CDS encoding DUF1488 family protein, producing the protein MNQAIQFPDRESWDDKIMAIRFPVLVNGFQQECLISGERLQRRYGGDNPEQWLALFREYRWDLEDELEKMIVAEEWDDEGCYSLS; encoded by the coding sequence ATGAATCAAGCGATCCAGTTCCCAGATCGTGAAAGTTGGGATGATAAGATAATGGCGATCCGTTTTCCTGTTTTGGTGAATGGCTTTCAGCAGGAATGCCTGATAAGTGGGGAACGTCTTCAGCGCCGTTACGGCGGTGATAACCCTGAACAGTGGTTGGCGTTGTTCAGGGAATATCGATGGGATCTTGAAGATGAATTGGAAAAAATGATCGTTGCTGAAGAATGGGACGATGAAGGCTGTTACTCATTATCCTGA
- the aroE gene encoding shikimate dehydrogenase gives MSEVMSFAVFGNPIAHSKSPRIHELFAAQTGITLTYQRVLAPLDNFELLLRQYFRDGAGGANVTAPFKERAFAEADERSECAARAGAVNTLKRLGDGRLFGDNTDGIGLLSDLQRLALVKPSDRVLLVGAGGAARGVIQPLLAYGCIVVLTNRTFSKADALAKAFCDIGDIQAVALDDLHGQSFDLVINATSSGMYNSIPNLPPELISPETSCYDMFYLPQLTPFLSWCVQQGAIHYADGLGMLVGQAAHAFKLWHGVMPDVEPVISLLKQELAK, from the coding sequence GTGTCTGAAGTAATGTCTTTTGCAGTTTTTGGTAATCCGATTGCGCATAGTAAATCACCTCGCATACATGAGCTATTTGCTGCACAGACGGGGATAACGCTGACGTATCAACGTGTGTTAGCACCTCTGGATAATTTTGAGCTGCTGCTGCGTCAGTATTTTCGCGATGGCGCTGGTGGTGCAAATGTAACTGCGCCCTTTAAAGAAAGGGCCTTTGCCGAAGCCGATGAGCGTAGCGAATGTGCGGCGCGTGCTGGTGCGGTGAATACATTGAAGAGGCTGGGTGACGGTCGTCTATTTGGTGATAATACTGATGGCATCGGTTTGCTCAGCGATCTGCAACGACTGGCGCTGGTGAAACCGTCGGATCGTGTTTTACTGGTTGGTGCGGGCGGCGCGGCGCGGGGGGTTATCCAACCCTTATTGGCTTATGGCTGTATAGTTGTGCTGACGAATAGGACATTTTCCAAAGCTGATGCCTTGGCTAAGGCCTTCTGTGATATCGGCGATATTCAAGCGGTTGCGCTCGACGATTTACATGGCCAGTCTTTCGATCTGGTCATTAACGCCACCTCTTCTGGCATGTACAACAGTATTCCTAACTTACCGCCAGAACTCATTTCGCCGGAAACGAGCTGTTATGACATGTTTTATTTACCGCAACTCACTCCCTTTTTGTCGTGGTGCGTACAGCAGGGGGCTATTCATTATGCAGATGGCTTGGGAATGCTGGTGGGGCAGGCAGCACATGCGTTTAAACTTTGGCATGGTGTGATGCCAGACGTAGAGCCAGTTATTAGTTTACTAAAACAGGAACTCGCTAAATGA
- the tsaC gene encoding L-threonylcarbamoyladenylate synthase type 1 TsaC — protein sequence MSDVSDELMIPVLRELHNEQVIAYPTEAVFGLGCDPDSEVAVNRLLALKQRPWQKGLILIAAGFSQLAPYIDDSALSDEQKAAMFSTWPGPVTWVLPAKRTTPQWLTGQFSSLAVRVSGHPLVKELCQRYGKPLVSTSANLSGQPPCRTAQEVSQQFGDDFPVLVGDVGGRMNPSEIRDVLTGELIRQG from the coding sequence ATGAGTGATGTGTCTGATGAATTAATGATTCCCGTCTTACGGGAATTACATAACGAACAGGTTATTGCGTACCCGACGGAAGCGGTATTTGGGCTGGGGTGCGATCCTGATAGTGAAGTGGCGGTTAATCGTCTGCTAGCGCTGAAACAACGCCCCTGGCAAAAAGGGTTGATCCTGATTGCGGCAGGTTTTAGCCAACTAGCACCTTATATTGATGATAGTGCGTTATCCGATGAGCAGAAGGCTGCGATGTTTTCTACATGGCCGGGTCCAGTTACTTGGGTATTGCCGGCAAAGCGCACGACGCCGCAATGGTTAACGGGGCAGTTTTCTTCGCTTGCGGTGCGCGTTAGTGGGCATCCATTAGTCAAGGAACTGTGCCAGCGCTACGGTAAACCGTTGGTGTCGACCAGTGCCAATTTAAGCGGTCAACCTCCTTGCCGTACTGCTCAGGAAGTCTCTCAGCAATTTGGTGATGACTTTCCCGTGCTGGTTGGGGATGTCGGTGGAAGAATGAACCCATCGGAAATCAGGGATGTATTAACAGGCGAGCTTATTCGTCAGGGGTAA
- a CDS encoding DNA topoisomerase family protein, with translation MAKPALFAEKKQEICPDCGSVLVIRSGRHGPFLGCSTYPECEFIRPLKAQTDGHVVKVLDGQQCPLCQSTLVLRQGRYGMFIGCGNYPECHHTETIDRPDETAIRCPQCNEGTLLQRKSRYGKVFHSCDRYPDCQFVLNHKPIAGKCPSCHYALLFEKKTAQGTKLFCASKLCGKPIAAEVDKNE, from the coding sequence ATGGCTAAACCTGCCTTGTTTGCTGAAAAAAAACAGGAAATATGTCCAGACTGTGGGTCAGTGCTGGTCATCCGCTCTGGTCGGCATGGTCCATTTCTTGGCTGTTCTACGTATCCGGAATGTGAGTTCATTCGCCCGCTTAAAGCGCAAACGGATGGACATGTCGTCAAAGTGTTGGATGGGCAGCAATGTCCGCTTTGTCAGTCGACATTGGTACTACGGCAAGGCCGTTATGGGATGTTCATCGGCTGTGGCAATTACCCTGAATGTCACCATACCGAGACTATCGATCGCCCTGATGAAACGGCGATTCGATGTCCACAGTGTAATGAAGGTACGCTGCTACAGCGCAAGTCTCGCTACGGCAAGGTGTTTCATTCTTGCGATCGCTATCCCGATTGCCAGTTTGTATTAAACCATAAACCAATAGCGGGTAAATGTCCTTCTTGCCATTACGCTTTATTGTTTGAGAAAAAGACGGCACAAGGCACCAAGCTATTTTGTGCCAGTAAATTATGCGGAAAACCGATAGCGGCAGAAGTTGATAAGAATGAGTGA
- the smg gene encoding DUF494 family protein Smg has translation MFDVLMYLFESYIHNETEMRVDQDTLTDDLTRAGFHRNDIYSALSWLEKLADIQEGQAAPLYLASDALAMRIYTQDEELRLDADCRGFLLFLEQIQVLNLETREMIIERVMALETQEFDLEDLKWVILMVLFNVPGCENAYQQMEELLFEVNDGYVQ, from the coding sequence ATGTTCGACGTACTCATGTACTTGTTTGAGAGCTACATCCACAATGAAACTGAAATGCGTGTCGATCAGGATACGTTAACTGATGACCTCACTCGCGCTGGATTCCATCGTAACGATATTTATAGCGCGTTGAGTTGGTTGGAAAAATTGGCCGATATTCAGGAAGGACAAGCTGCGCCGCTTTATTTGGCGAGTGATGCTCTGGCTATGCGGATCTATACGCAAGATGAGGAGCTACGTCTGGATGCAGACTGTCGTGGCTTTTTATTATTCCTTGAGCAAATTCAGGTTCTGAATCTTGAAACGCGCGAGATGATCATCGAACGCGTCATGGCGCTGGAAACACAGGAGTTTGATCTGGAAGATCTGAAGTGGGTCATTCTTATGGTGCTTTTCAATGTGCCCGGTTGCGAGAATGCCTATCAGCAAATGGAAGAATTACTTTTTGAGGTCAATGACGGTTATGTGCAATAG
- the dprA gene encoding DNA-protecting protein DprA encodes MLSTEIWLRMTGVRHLGIRCGRAIARKLIDLNELDNNVLSVLGLSQAQISQFWAYDPKILEETLNWLSYPNHHIVTCEDALYPFLLSNIRDFPLLLFVSGSRELLASPQISIVGSRGNSAYGERWGCFFAQEFAANELTVTSGLAIGIDGIAHRAALDAGGKTIAVLGSGLENIYPKRHAKLAERICGDGGALVSEFPLAMPPFPTNFPRRNRIISGLGLGVLVIEASIRSGSLVTARYALEQGRDIFALPGAIGNPMAEGTHWLIQQGASLVTHPKDILEQLVSELQWLPMESGQTISNEEENGELPFADVLANVGDEVTPVDVVAERAGQPVPEVVTKLLELELAGWIAAVPGGYVRLRRASHVRRTHVLV; translated from the coding sequence ATGCTATCAACAGAAATTTGGCTACGTATGACAGGTGTACGGCATCTGGGAATCAGGTGTGGTCGAGCGATTGCCAGAAAGCTTATTGATCTAAATGAGTTAGATAACAATGTGTTGAGCGTATTAGGCCTGTCTCAGGCTCAAATATCCCAGTTCTGGGCCTATGATCCCAAGATCCTGGAGGAGACTCTCAACTGGTTGTCTTATCCCAATCACCATATCGTGACGTGCGAAGATGCTCTGTATCCCTTTCTGTTGAGCAATATTCGTGATTTTCCTCTGTTGCTTTTTGTCTCTGGTTCTCGTGAATTATTGGCATCGCCACAAATATCGATCGTTGGTAGCCGAGGCAATAGCGCTTATGGTGAACGCTGGGGATGTTTTTTCGCACAGGAATTTGCCGCGAATGAACTCACTGTGACCAGTGGGCTAGCGATTGGTATTGACGGTATTGCTCATCGGGCTGCCTTGGATGCTGGAGGGAAAACGATAGCAGTGCTGGGGAGCGGGCTGGAGAATATTTATCCCAAGCGGCACGCTAAGCTTGCTGAGCGTATTTGTGGCGATGGTGGCGCACTGGTCTCGGAATTTCCCCTTGCTATGCCGCCTTTTCCCACCAACTTCCCTAGAAGAAATCGCATCATCAGCGGATTAGGGCTGGGCGTTCTGGTTATCGAAGCGTCTATCCGTAGTGGGTCACTGGTCACCGCCCGTTATGCTTTGGAGCAAGGGCGGGACATTTTTGCCTTGCCGGGGGCTATCGGTAATCCTATGGCTGAGGGTACACATTGGTTGATCCAGCAAGGAGCAAGCCTGGTTACACACCCGAAGGATATTCTTGAACAGTTGGTGAGTGAACTACAGTGGCTGCCGATGGAAAGCGGGCAAACTATTTCTAACGAAGAAGAGAATGGCGAATTGCCATTTGCCGATGTGTTGGCTAACGTAGGAGATGAGGTTACACCTGTTGACGTTGTCGCTGAACGTGCCGGCCAACCTGTGCCAGAGGTAGTTACTAAGCTATTAGAACTGGAGTTAGCAGGATGGATCGCAGCAGTACCCGGCGGCTATGTCCGATTAAGGAGGGCAAGCCATGTTCGACGTACTCATGTACTTGTTTGA